Proteins encoded together in one Onychomys torridus chromosome 1, mOncTor1.1, whole genome shotgun sequence window:
- the Bloc1s3 gene encoding biogenesis of lysosome-related organelles complex 1 subunit 3: MASSQGRRRRPGTVVPGEAAETDSELSASSSEEEELYLGPSGPTRGRPTGLRVAGEAAETDSEPEPEPTAAPGDLPPLVVQRAAAETWGTEETPVVAPARSLLQLRLADSQTRLDHDVAAAVSGVYRRAGRDVAALAGRLAAAQATGLAAAHSVRLARGDLCALAERLDIVAGCRLLPDIRGVPGIEPERDPGSRA, translated from the coding sequence ATGGCGTCGTCCCAGGGTCGGCGGCGGAGACCGGGGACGGTGGTGCCGGGGGAAGCGGCGGAGACCGACTCGGAACTGTCTGCGTCCTCGTCGGAGGAGGAGGAGCTCTACCTGGGCCCCTCGGGCCCGACGCGCGGCCGCCCCACGGGGCTCCGCGTGGCCGGGGAGGCAGCGGAGACCGACTCGGAACCGGAGCCCGAGCCCACGGCCGCGCCGGGAGACCTGCCCCCACTCGTGGTGCAGCGCGCGGCGGCGGAGACGTGGGGCACGGAGGAGACCCCGGTCGTAGCGCCTGCGCGCTCGCTCCTGCAGCTCCGGCTGGCCGATAGCCAGACGCGCCTGGACCACGACGTGGCGGCGGCGGTGAGCGGCGTGTACCGCCGTGCCGGCCGCGACGTGGCCGCCCTGGCCGGGAGGCTGGCGGCTGCCCAGGCCACGGGGTTGGCGGCCGCCCACAGCGTGCGCCTGGCTCGCGGGGACCTCTGCGCGCTCGCCGAGCGCCTGGACATCGTGGCTGGCTGTCGCCTGCTGCCGGACATACGAGGGGTCCCGGGCATCGAGCCGGAGCGGGACCCGGGATCGAGAGCTTAG